From the genome of Sphingobacteriales bacterium:
AGAAGCGATGAGTGCCAGCGTAAAGGCTACCACCCACACTTGATATTGCCCTATTGCCGAAAACAAAGGGAATGTAATCATAGACGACACACCATCAATAGGCGGAATATTCACCAAATGTGAAGGCTCTATATATAAGGCAGGAAAATAATTTTTAAAAACGAGACTGTTGAGCAATACGCCAAAAAATACCACAAACAAAGAGGAAGGGAAAAAATAGATTTTTTTCAGAGGCGTTTTGTCCCACAGTATCATAATCAGTATAGAAAAAACCGAAATAAGCACCGCTCCCCACGTAAAATATGAAAACACATTCAACAATTCCGAAAATGTGTTGGCACCATCGGGCTGAAAAAACGAAAACTCACCCTCCGCATCGCGGTCAAAACCTACCGCATGCGGTATTTGCTTCAAAATCAGAATAATACCGATAGCCGCCAACAAACCTTTGATAACGTTAGAAGGAATATAATTCGCAATAATACCCGCTTTCAATATACCGCCGATAAACTGAAAAATACCCGACAACATCACTGCTACCAAAAAAATCTCGAATTGCTGCAACTGAGCAATAGACGACAATACCACCGCCGACAAACCCGCCGCCGGTCCGCTGACACTCGTGGGCGAGCCACTGATGATACCCACTACTATACCGCCGATAATGCCCGTAATCAAGCCCGACAGCAGGGGTGCGCCACTCGCCAAAGCAATGCCCAAACACAAAGGCAGGGCAACCAAAAATACAACGATACTCGCCGGAATGTCTTTTTGCAAAGATTTCAACATATACAGATAGGTTTTTAGTGAAGGGCGAAAATAGTATATTTATTTATACTTATTCTAAATAAGTAAAGTATTTTTAATATTTTTTAACAAATTCTAAGCCCTGACCCTGCCAAAATTTTTTATTGGCGCGTTAGTAATCAATGACCTAAAACAAACATTTGGCAACAGGCCGAATGTATATTTGACAGAATTGAAACAAAACTAAAAAAAGTAAAAAAGCCGCTGAAAAATATTTTTCAGCGGCTTTTTTGTGCCTTTTATTTTAATCTTTCAACTTTTATAAATTATTTTCTTCAAAGACGGATTTATAAACAATACCGGCAAGGGCGGCTGCCAAAATCGGTATCACAATAAAAAGCCACAACTGACCCAAAGCCCAACCGCCCGCAAACAAGGCTTGGCTAATGCTGCGTGCCGGATTTACGGAGGTGTTGGTAACAGGAATACTGATGAGGTGAATGAGTGTAAGAGCCAAACCAATGGCAATACCCGCAAAACCTTTGGGCGCGCGTGCATCGGTAGCTCCCAAAATGATGATCAAAAACATAAAGGTCATCACAAACTCCGTAACTATCGCCGCCATCATAGAGTATTTGCCCGGAGAGTGGTCGTCGTAGCCGTTAGCCGCAAAATCGCCGACCGCCGAACCGTTGCCCGTAGCAATAACATACAAAACACCGGCAGCTGCTATCGCTCCCAAAATCTGGGCAACAATATAGGGAAATACATCAGACACCGACACGCGCCCGCCTGTCCACAAACCAACAGTAACAGCAGGATTGAGATGCGCCCCCGACACAGGCCCCAGCGAATAGGCGATGGTGAGTACCGTTAAACCGAAAGCAAATGACACCCCCACCAAGCCGATGCCCACTTCCGGAAAAGCTGCCGCCAACACCGCACTGCCGCAGCCGCCCAATACCAACCAAAAAGTGCCTAAAAACTCTGCAACTAACTTTTTCATAAAAAAAATTTGAATAAAAAAAGTGAATAAAAACCTACTCGTATGGCTTTTCGGTTTACGCCCTGTTTTTTTGGCAATACGCCAGTGTTATCAGCTACACAATATCATAGCTAACAAAAATAGAAAAAAAGTTAAAAAAAACTTTTTTTATCCCAAATTATTTTATCAAATACGCCTTAAAAGTCGTAATCTGCTTGTGCGAATACGGGCAACAGTAAATCTTTTTCCGAAATCAAGGCTTTTTCGGGGGCAATACGCCAATCTATTTCCATAGCGGGGTCGTTGTAGAGCATACCGCGCTCGTGTTGTTTGGAGTAATAATTATCACATTTATACACAAAAACTGCCTCATCGCTCAACACCGAAAATCCGTGTGCAAAACCGCGCGGAATGTAGAGCATTTTTTTATTTTCAGCCGATAGCAGTATCTCAAATTTTTTGCCGAAAGTGGGCGAACTGCGGCGCAAATCCACTACGGCATCTAATACCTCCCCTTGCAGTACACGCACCAACTTGGCTTGCGCATATTCGCCGATTTGGTAGTGCATTCCCCGAATAACACCATAACACGATTTAGATTGATTATCCTGCACAAAATGCGCGTTGATACCACCGGCTTTAAATTTTTCGTCTTGATACGACTCATAAAAATAGCCGCGCTCATCGCCTATCACCAAGGGTTCTACTATGATTAATTCGGGAAAATCCGTAGGAATAAATTTCATAAGATTATTATATATGCTATATATTTTTTGTGTTGTCGTAATTTTTTTAAAAAAAACATCAATCATCAGCCGGCTGATGGTGCAACGCATCTTGAATAATTTGCAGCACCAATACCCAAATTGCCCAAGTGAGCAAAGCCAAAAACAAAGCCAAGATGTAAAATTTAAAGGTAGGCGGGTCTTTTTTTTCCAAAGGCAAAGTCGGAAAATCAATAATTTGGATAAGCGGCTTTTGAAGGTCTAAGTTCATTTTAGCAATTTCCTGATTTTTGATGGCTTCGCCGAGTACCACGCTCATAAATTCCACATCGCGCTCCAAACGTATTTTATCCACATAAGAGTCGGCACTTACGGCACCGGCACGTATTTTGGGCTGTTCGCGGTCGTACCAGTGCGAGAGGCGGTATTCGGCATTGCCCAAAGTTACTTTAATAGAGTCCACCCTTTTATTCACCAATTCGTAGGCTTCGCGCTGTGCCTGCACCGATTTTGATACATAAAAATCGCTGAGTGTTTTTACTAAATACTCCAAAAAATATTTTGAAAAAACCTCCGAAGGCGTGGCGTATCGCAGTTGTATAATACCGCTTTTGGAAGTAGTAATCGCCAAGCCCGAAGTGAGAATTTGATAATATACTTCTTGCATCAAAAGATTTTCGCGTACATCAAAATCTTCTATTTTTTTATCTTTTGCAAATAAAAAACCCTCTGTTTCTATATCGGGTTGCTGTGCTTTTACTTTGCCGTAAACATTAAAATTTTTCAGGTAATAATTAATCAACAATTCTTCTTTTCCTTCTTCGTCTTTCAGTGTTTTCATCAAAGTAGAATAAATAATGCGCTTGCTGCTGAGGAGTTCCATCAGTTTTTCGCTGCTGATGTCGCTGCCCGTTTCTACGCCAAATCCGAACTGTCCGGCGAGTTGCATCAGCCCGCTCACGCCCGAAGCACTGTCGTTGTTGGTCATAAAAGAAGCGGCGGCGGTGTAAGTGGATCGCAGTCCTTTGCTAAAATAATAAGCAAAGCCAAACAAAGGCAAAGCCAATATCAGCAGCAGCCACCAACGGCGGCGCAACGACTGTCGGTAGCGTTGCCAATTGGCAAGCCACGTTTTTAAGTAATTGGAGGGCTGACTGAGAGGAGGAATACGATTCATGGGTGAATACAAAAAATACGGCAATGCAGCACGAGTAGCTTTGTTTTTTTTATTTAGAGGCTTGTTGTACCAATACAAAAATAGTGAGAATAGTAGCAATTTTAGAAGAAAAACTGTCGAAAGCATCGTTCCAGTTGCGATTTTTGCGCCGTTCGGAACGTTCTTTCTCAAATTTCTTGCGGTCGCTTACATCTACGAACACCGTAGCACCGCGTTCCACTTTCGGATATTTTACAAAAAACCAATAATTGCGGGCTTTGCGCACTTCACCATTAGACATTTGTACATAAGTGCGCGAGTGTTTGCCGTAGCGGTTGTAGCCTGCTCCATATTTTTCTATATACCTGCGGGCACTTTTTTTACCGAAATACGGCACACTGATTTGAATAAGAGAGTCGGTTTTGATTTGTTGTTTTTCGGCTTGGCTCAAATATTCCACATCAAAAAAACCGATAGCACCCTGCAAGGTCACGATATCGGTGATTTTGGGAATATAGAGCGAGTCGCCTTCGGTGAGTACATAGTTGTAGCGCGATTTTTTGGGGCGGCGCAATACATCTTCCAAATTCAGCAACACATAGCCCAAACTGTCTTCTTTGCGATACAGGCGCGTACCTTCCTGAAAAGCAAAAGGTGTAACACCGCCGGCACGCTCTATCAAAAGCCCCACATTATCATCTTTTCGGATAAGGGAATACTCGCCCGGATAATAAATTTCGCCGTAGATGACGATATTCTGCTGCAATTCAAAATCAGGCGAACGGCGCACCGAGATGCGGTCGAAGGGTTTGAGCAAATATAGCGCATTGGTGCTGTCCATTTTGAGGTTTTCGTCAATATCCACCCGCTTCATAATGATGCGCTCATCACTTTTTATCAAAGAACTTCTACCTTCAATCTGCACCATGCGCGACACTTCCAAACGGCTGTTGCCAGCTTCGCGCTTAAAACCACCCGACCAGTTGATTAAATCCAAGAGCGTCATACCTTCGGCATATTGATACTCGCCCGGAGTATTCACTTCACCCGAAATATTAACGGTATAGTCTTTTCTAAAATCGCGTTTGGATAAAATCTGTATCGTGTCTAAGGGCTGTAATAAAATATTGTCGGGCGAGTTTTGATTGAGCAATACCTCTTTGAGGCTGAAAGTATGAACTACTTTTTGCAAATCTTCATCAAGGCGCAGCACGTATGCGCGGTCTAAGTCGGCTTCTTCCATCGGTCCTTCGGCTTTGTAAAGAACATCGCTGATGCGGTTGCCTTTGTTGAGTTGGTAGCGTCCGGGTACACGCGCCGCACCCATCACTTCCACATAATTGCGCAAGGAGTTGGGAATGGTAGAAACAAAAATGCTATCACCGTTGAGCAGGGCAAAATTGCTTTTATTAGAACGAAGGCTGTCTAAATTTACGCCCACCAGCACTTCGCGGTTATCCACAAAGCGTTTGATATTGATGTTTTTGGTATAAGCATTGGCTTGCAAACCGCCGGCAAAATCCAACAATTCAAATAAACCCTCGCCATCTTTGAGTTCGTAGCTGTGGCTGCGGCGCACTTCACCTTTGATATGCACCACTTTGCCCAAAGGCGGCACAAAGATATAATCGTTGTTCGTGAGGAAAAAATCCTGCCTGCTGTCGGGGTTGAGCAAATACTGATACACGTCAAGATCGGCGATTTTTTTGTCGCCACGCTGTATGTTGATGTTGCGCACCGAGCCTATTTGGTTAGGTCCTTCCATTGCCACCAATACATTAAAAGCAGAATTGACCGAAGGAAAACGATAAGTACCCGGATTAAAAACTTCGCCTACCACATGCACGCTAATCATATTGGCATATACCAAAGTTATTTCCAACTGGTTGGCATCTTTGCCGTAAAACTGCTCCATTTTTTGTTGCAGCAGTTTTTTGGAAGCGGCATAAGTGACCCCCTCCAAATAAATTTTCCCTGCCAAAGGCACAGTAATCGCGCCATAGTCGTCTATGGTATAAATGGCGTTGAAGTCGGCACGTCCCCACATGGTAATATTGAGGCGGTCGCCTTTGCCGAGCACATAGTTTTCGGGCGGGTACAATTTTATTTCGTTTTCTTTACTGATATGCACTAAGTTTTTTCTAAAAAACTCGTGTCCATACACGGCGGCTTCGGGCAAAGAAAATGCTTTTTCAATGAGTTTATCTTTTTGTTTTTGAATCAATTCATCTAATTCATCAAAGGAGATGCTGTCGCGCTGGGCGGTGGCGTTTTTACTTTTTTGCTTGGCAGCCAACCCCAAAGCGAGTTGTTTGAGGCTGTCTTGCAATTCGTTGAGGCGCACAATTTCGGCAATAAGGGTGTCGTTTACGCCCAATTTTCGCAATTCTTCCGGCGAAGTACCTATTTTCTGTCGGTTGCTGACGATGGAATCCATTTTGGCGAGTTCCATTTCGCGCAGGGAGTCGGCTTCGGCATAGTAGGCATCAAAATCGTAGCGATTAAAAGCCCTTTGGTCGAAGCGTTCGAAGTCGCCACCGATGCGGCGCGGCATCGAGCGGGAATTATTTTTATTGCGGTTTTTATCAAAAATTTCCCCATAAAACTGCGCCTGCACCGCCTGAAATAGCAGCAGCCCGATAGCAAGCAGGATAATTTTTGAAATGTTCATTTTTTTCTTCAAAGATGAATTGATATTAAAAATACAATAATATCCGTTTTTTTTATCTATTGCGTCTAACGCTGCGCATATTGTTTATCATAATATTGCTGATACGCTCCCGATGTTACATTATCCAACCAGCTTTCATTATTCAGGTACCAATCTACCGTTTTTTCCAATCCTTCTTCAAAAGTGAGCGAGGGTTTCCAGCCGAGTTCGCGGTTTATTTTGGTAGCATCTATGGCATAGCGGCGGTCGTGACCGGCGCGGTCTTTTACATAAGTGATGAGCTGCGCCGAAGTACCCGCCGCACGATGGAGTTTTTTATCCATAATCTCACACATTTTTTTAATCAGTTCTATATTTTGCCACTCATTAAAGCCGCCCACATTGTAGGTTTCGCCGATTACACCTTTGTGAAAAATGAGGTCAATGGCGGCAGCGTGGTCTTCTACCCACAACCAGTCGCGGGTATATTTGCCATCGCCATATACGGGCAGGGGCTTTTTGTTTTTAATGTTGTGGATAAAAAGCGGAATGAGTTTTTCGGGAAATTGATACGAGCCGTAGTTGTTGGAACAATTGGAAACAAGCACAGGCAAATGATAAGTGTGATGATATGCCCGCACAAAGTGGTCGGAGGATGCTTTGGAAGCGGAATAAGGCGAGCGCGGGTCGTAGGCGGTGCTTTCGGTAAACAAACCCGTTTCGCCGAGCGAGCCATACACTTCATCGGTGGATATATGATAAAAACGTTTGTCTTCCAACTGGTCTTTCCATTGTTGGCGACATACATTGAGGAGGTTCACCGTACCCACCACATTTGAAAATATAAACGCATTGGGGTTGAGAATGGAGCGATCTACATGCGACTCGGCAGCCAAATGAATGACACCATCAAAATTGTAGCGTTTAAAAAGAGCTTGCAGCAATTTTTCTTTGCAAATATCTACTTTTTTAAAACGATAATTACGGGCAGTTTCAATATCGCGGAGGTTTTCCAAATTGCCCGCATAAGTGAGGGCATCTATATTGACGATTAAATAATCGGGATAGCAATGTACAAAACGGCGCACCACATGCGAGCCGATAAATCCGGCACCGCCGGTAATTAAAATTTTTTTCTTAAAAACAGTAGCCATTGGAGCAAAAAAAATAATATGCTAAAAAATAAACGGAAGGTTTGAGTGATATATCCTCCGTGTGCAAAGACACATTATACGACTTTGCGGCGCAAAAGTAGTGATTTTTATGAGATTTTATGTAAATTTATATTCCGCACGCTCTATATACTGCTGTCAATTACAACGATAGCAGCCAAATATACCTAAAAGTTGATACGATTTAAAAAAATAAAACGTTGATATTCTTATAAAAAAAGCACCCTTATCCAACAAAAAAAGATAAGGGTGCTTGTATCTTAATAAAGATTCTTTCTATACTTTCGGCAATAATACTTTGCGCGACAATTTGAATTTTCCGGTTTTTTCGTCTAAGCCGATTAATTTTACTTTGATGCGGTCGCTTTCTTTCAAAACCCCATCTAAACTGTCCAAGCGGCGGTGTTCCACTTCGGAAATGTGCAGAAGACCTTGTTTGCCGGGCAAAAATTCTACAAATGCGCCGTAAGGCATCACCGATTTTACGATAGCATCATACACCTCTCCTACTTCAGGCACGGCAGCTATGGCACGAATGCGCCCCATAGCAGTATCCAAACCTTCGCGGTTGGCAGAAGCGATGGTTACTTTGCCCTGTTCGCCTACTTCTTCAATATTGATACTTGTGCCGGTGGTGCGCTGCAACTCCTGAATATGTTTTCCGCCG
Proteins encoded in this window:
- a CDS encoding SulP family inorganic anion transporter: MLKSLQKDIPASIVVFLVALPLCLGIALASGAPLLSGLITGIIGGIVVGIISGSPTSVSGPAAGLSAVVLSSIAQLQQFEIFLVAVMLSGIFQFIGGILKAGIIANYIPSNVIKGLLAAIGIILILKQIPHAVGFDRDAEGEFSFFQPDGANTFSELLNVFSYFTWGAVLISVFSILIMILWDKTPLKKIYFFPSSLFVVFFGVLLNSLVFKNYFPALYIEPSHLVNIPPIDGVSSMITFPLFSAIGQYQVWVVAFTLALIASLETLLNLEAVENLDPHKRQASPNRELVAQGAGNFLSGLLGGIPLTSVIVRGSVNVQAGAETKLSAILHGVLLLVSVLFFSQWLNLIPLASLAAILLITGYKLAKISLFREMYRKGYDQFIPFVVTILAIIFTDLLVGILIGLSVSIFFILKSNYKNPFLLHKEKSAEGKELLVVELPNQVSFLNKAAIKETLWDLPENSNVIIDASYSNYIDNDVMEVLQDYQNTIAPEKNISLEVRGLKVRL
- the aqpZ gene encoding aquaporin Z, translating into MKKLVAEFLGTFWLVLGGCGSAVLAAAFPEVGIGLVGVSFAFGLTVLTIAYSLGPVSGAHLNPAVTVGLWTGGRVSVSDVFPYIVAQILGAIAAAGVLYVIATGNGSAVGDFAANGYDDHSPGKYSMMAAIVTEFVMTFMFLIIILGATDARAPKGFAGIAIGLALTLIHLISIPVTNTSVNPARSISQALFAGGWALGQLWLFIVIPILAAALAGIVYKSVFEENNL
- the rfbC gene encoding dTDP-4-dehydrorhamnose 3,5-epimerase, yielding MKFIPTDFPELIIVEPLVIGDERGYFYESYQDEKFKAGGINAHFVQDNQSKSCYGVIRGMHYQIGEYAQAKLVRVLQGEVLDAVVDLRRSSPTFGKKFEILLSAENKKMLYIPRGFAHGFSVLSDEAVFVYKCDNYYSKQHERGMLYNDPAMEIDWRIAPEKALISEKDLLLPVFAQADYDF
- a CDS encoding SLBB domain-containing protein, with amino-acid sequence MNISKIILLAIGLLLFQAVQAQFYGEIFDKNRNKNNSRSMPRRIGGDFERFDQRAFNRYDFDAYYAEADSLREMELAKMDSIVSNRQKIGTSPEELRKLGVNDTLIAEIVRLNELQDSLKQLALGLAAKQKSKNATAQRDSISFDELDELIQKQKDKLIEKAFSLPEAAVYGHEFFRKNLVHISKENEIKLYPPENYVLGKGDRLNITMWGRADFNAIYTIDDYGAITVPLAGKIYLEGVTYAASKKLLQQKMEQFYGKDANQLEITLVYANMISVHVVGEVFNPGTYRFPSVNSAFNVLVAMEGPNQIGSVRNINIQRGDKKIADLDVYQYLLNPDSRQDFFLTNNDYIFVPPLGKVVHIKGEVRRSHSYELKDGEGLFELLDFAGGLQANAYTKNINIKRFVDNREVLVGVNLDSLRSNKSNFALLNGDSIFVSTIPNSLRNYVEVMGAARVPGRYQLNKGNRISDVLYKAEGPMEEADLDRAYVLRLDEDLQKVVHTFSLKEVLLNQNSPDNILLQPLDTIQILSKRDFRKDYTVNISGEVNTPGEYQYAEGMTLLDLINWSGGFKREAGNSRLEVSRMVQIEGRSSLIKSDERIIMKRVDIDENLKMDSTNALYLLKPFDRISVRRSPDFELQQNIVIYGEIYYPGEYSLIRKDDNVGLLIERAGGVTPFAFQEGTRLYRKEDSLGYVLLNLEDVLRRPKKSRYNYVLTEGDSLYIPKITDIVTLQGAIGFFDVEYLSQAEKQQIKTDSLIQISVPYFGKKSARRYIEKYGAGYNRYGKHSRTYVQMSNGEVRKARNYWFFVKYPKVERGATVFVDVSDRKKFEKERSERRKNRNWNDAFDSFSSKIATILTIFVLVQQASK
- the rfbB gene encoding dTDP-glucose 4,6-dehydratase; the protein is MATVFKKKILITGGAGFIGSHVVRRFVHCYPDYLIVNIDALTYAGNLENLRDIETARNYRFKKVDICKEKLLQALFKRYNFDGVIHLAAESHVDRSILNPNAFIFSNVVGTVNLLNVCRQQWKDQLEDKRFYHISTDEVYGSLGETGLFTESTAYDPRSPYSASKASSDHFVRAYHHTYHLPVLVSNCSNNYGSYQFPEKLIPLFIHNIKNKKPLPVYGDGKYTRDWLWVEDHAAAIDLIFHKGVIGETYNVGGFNEWQNIELIKKMCEIMDKKLHRAAGTSAQLITYVKDRAGHDRRYAIDATKINRELGWKPSLTFEEGLEKTVDWYLNNESWLDNVTSGAYQQYYDKQYAQR